A part of Streptomyces sp. NBC_01451 genomic DNA contains:
- a CDS encoding acyl-CoA dehydrogenase family protein, with amino-acid sequence MLDFSIEPDFQAKLDWATTFVREEVEPLDLLFPHGGDPYDTRNEKARAILRPLQDKVRAQGLWACHLGPELGGAGYGQVRLAYLNEILGRSYWAPTVFGTAAPDTGNAEILAMFGTEEQKARYLRPLLDGDIVSTFSMTEPQAGADPKEFRCHARRDGDEWVIDGEKWFSSNARYAAFLIVMAVTDPDAPPHARMSMFIVPAETPGIEIKRNVGTMDERDNLDEGIHAYIRYDQVRVPLDAMLGGPGEGFKVAQARLGGGRVHHAMRTVGKCARAFDMMCERALSRRTQGTLLAEKQAVQQFIADSWVELQQFRLLVLHTAWIIDTQPHGAARTQIAMCKVQTAKVLHDIIQRALHVHGSLGTTNELPLAKWWMAAPNLALADGPTEVHRTTIAKRLLKNYRPAEGLFPSEHIPPKREAARKRYAHIVEDDSLTGRADI; translated from the coding sequence ATGCTGGATTTCTCGATCGAACCCGATTTCCAGGCCAAGCTGGACTGGGCGACGACCTTCGTACGCGAGGAGGTCGAGCCGCTCGACCTCCTGTTCCCGCACGGGGGCGACCCGTACGACACCCGCAACGAGAAGGCCCGTGCGATCCTGCGGCCCCTCCAGGACAAGGTCAGGGCGCAGGGCCTGTGGGCCTGCCACCTCGGCCCCGAACTGGGCGGCGCGGGATACGGACAGGTCAGGCTCGCGTATCTCAACGAGATCCTGGGCCGTTCCTACTGGGCCCCGACCGTCTTCGGCACCGCCGCCCCGGACACCGGGAACGCCGAGATCCTCGCCATGTTCGGCACCGAGGAGCAGAAGGCCCGCTATCTGCGGCCCCTGCTCGACGGGGACATCGTCTCCACCTTCTCGATGACCGAACCGCAGGCGGGCGCCGACCCCAAGGAGTTCCGCTGCCACGCGCGGCGCGACGGGGACGAGTGGGTGATCGACGGCGAGAAGTGGTTCTCGTCCAACGCCCGGTACGCGGCCTTCCTCATCGTCATGGCCGTCACCGACCCGGACGCGCCGCCGCACGCCCGGATGTCGATGTTCATCGTGCCCGCCGAGACGCCGGGCATCGAGATCAAGCGCAACGTCGGCACCATGGACGAACGCGACAACCTCGACGAGGGCATCCACGCCTACATCCGCTACGACCAGGTCCGGGTCCCGCTCGACGCCATGCTCGGCGGCCCCGGCGAAGGCTTCAAGGTCGCGCAGGCACGTCTCGGCGGCGGCCGGGTCCATCACGCGATGCGTACGGTGGGCAAGTGCGCGCGCGCCTTCGACATGATGTGCGAGCGGGCGCTGTCCCGTCGTACGCAGGGCACCCTGCTCGCGGAGAAGCAGGCGGTGCAGCAGTTCATCGCCGACTCCTGGGTCGAGTTGCAGCAGTTCCGGCTGCTCGTGCTGCACACCGCCTGGATCATCGACACCCAGCCGCACGGCGCGGCCCGCACCCAGATCGCGATGTGCAAGGTCCAGACGGCGAAGGTGCTGCACGACATCATCCAGCGCGCCCTGCATGTGCACGGATCGCTCGGCACGACCAACGAACTGCCGCTCGCCAAGTGGTGGATGGCCGCACCGAACCTCGCCCTCGCCGACGGCCCCACCGAGGTGCACCGCACCACGATCGCCAAGCGGCTGCTGAAGAACTACCGGCCGGCGGAGGGCCTGTTCCCCAGCGAGCACATCCCGCCGAAGCGGGAGGCCGCCCGCAAGCGGTACGCGCACATCGTCGAGGACGACAGCCTCACGGGCCGGGCGGACATATGA
- a CDS encoding SDR family NAD(P)-dependent oxidoreductase → MSGDRDAKSIAPADLFDLSGKVALVTGGSRGLGREMVLAFATAGADVVIASRKADACEAVAAEVRDLGRRALPVAAHVGHWGDLGLLADAAYGEFGKVDVLVNNAGMSPLAPSSAATSEELFDKVIGVNFKGPFRLASLVGERMAAGDGGSIINISSSGALFPQPRFGPYAGAKAALNALTTVFALEYGPTVRVNTISAGPFLTDISKAWSEEKRESTRSAVGRPGRPEEIISTALYLASDASGYTTGALIRVDGGLY, encoded by the coding sequence ATGAGCGGCGACCGCGACGCGAAGTCCATCGCCCCGGCCGACCTGTTCGACCTGTCCGGCAAGGTCGCGCTCGTCACCGGCGGCAGCCGGGGCCTGGGCCGCGAGATGGTGCTCGCCTTCGCCACCGCCGGTGCGGATGTGGTGATCGCCAGCCGCAAGGCCGACGCGTGCGAGGCGGTCGCGGCGGAGGTGCGCGACCTGGGCCGGCGGGCGCTGCCGGTCGCGGCGCACGTGGGGCACTGGGGCGACCTCGGCCTGCTCGCCGACGCGGCGTACGGGGAGTTCGGGAAGGTCGACGTCCTCGTCAACAACGCCGGGATGTCACCGTTGGCCCCCTCGTCGGCCGCGACCAGCGAGGAACTGTTCGACAAGGTGATCGGGGTCAACTTCAAGGGACCGTTCCGGCTCGCCTCGCTCGTCGGCGAGCGGATGGCGGCCGGGGACGGCGGATCGATCATCAACATCTCGTCGTCGGGAGCGTTGTTCCCGCAGCCCAGGTTCGGGCCGTACGCCGGGGCCAAGGCCGCGTTGAACGCGCTGACGACCGTCTTCGCCCTGGAGTACGGGCCGACCGTACGGGTCAACACGATCTCGGCCGGGCCCTTCCTGACCGACATCTCCAAGGCCTGGTCGGAGGAGAAGCGGGAGAGCACGCGCAGCGCGGTGGGGCGGCCAGGGCGGCCGGAGGAGATCATCAGTACGGCGCTCTATCTGGCCAGTGACGCGTCCGGCTACACGACCGGGGCGTTGATCCGGGTGGACGGCGGGCTGTACTAG
- a CDS encoding CaiB/BaiF CoA transferase family protein produces the protein MQRPMEGVRVLEVAQFTFVPAAGAVLADWGADVIKIEHAERGDGQRGLVRVLGYDAVSKDSSFFPIVEGPNRGKRSVGLALEKPSARRVLDELIRNSDVFLTNFLPDARAKLRIDVEDVRAVNPDIIYVRGSGFGARGEEARKGGYDSTAFWARGGSAAGVTPAGAERMIRMPAGAYGDAIGGMTIAGGIAAALYSRATTGEPSVVDVSLLGVGAWATQFTVNMALMNGGPLPVNVQPRYGSATNPLIGAYRSSDGRWIELSMLQPGRYWAEFCKLSGREELARDERFDSTEKLMANAGEAAGIVAELIASRPYDEWVEILSRGEGQWAAVQSAWEVGQDQALRANGLIAPVVDADGVDRELVASPVQFDETPATLTRAPLFAEHTDDVLRSLGIGEEELIALKIDGAVT, from the coding sequence ATGCAGCGGCCCATGGAGGGTGTGCGGGTTCTCGAGGTCGCACAGTTCACCTTCGTCCCGGCGGCGGGTGCCGTACTCGCGGACTGGGGTGCCGACGTGATCAAGATCGAGCACGCCGAACGGGGCGACGGCCAGCGCGGCCTGGTGCGGGTGCTCGGGTACGACGCCGTCAGCAAGGACTCGTCGTTCTTCCCGATCGTGGAGGGGCCCAACCGCGGCAAACGCAGTGTGGGTCTGGCCCTGGAGAAGCCGTCCGCACGGCGCGTGCTGGACGAACTCATCCGCAACAGCGACGTGTTCCTCACGAACTTCCTGCCCGACGCGCGGGCGAAGCTGCGTATCGACGTCGAGGACGTCCGGGCGGTCAACCCGGACATCATCTACGTCCGGGGCAGCGGCTTCGGCGCCCGTGGGGAGGAGGCGCGCAAGGGCGGCTACGACAGCACGGCCTTCTGGGCGCGCGGCGGCAGCGCCGCCGGTGTCACCCCGGCCGGTGCGGAGCGGATGATCCGCATGCCCGCCGGTGCCTACGGCGACGCGATCGGCGGCATGACCATCGCCGGAGGCATCGCCGCCGCCCTCTACTCGCGCGCCACGACCGGCGAACCGTCCGTCGTGGACGTGTCGTTGCTCGGCGTGGGCGCCTGGGCGACGCAGTTCACGGTCAACATGGCGCTGATGAACGGCGGCCCGCTCCCGGTGAACGTCCAGCCCCGGTACGGCTCGGCCACCAACCCCCTCATCGGGGCCTACCGCAGCTCGGACGGCCGCTGGATCGAACTGTCGATGCTGCAACCCGGCCGGTACTGGGCCGAGTTCTGCAAGCTGTCCGGCCGCGAGGAACTCGCCCGCGACGAACGCTTCGACAGCACCGAGAAGCTGATGGCCAACGCCGGCGAGGCCGCCGGGATCGTCGCGGAACTCATCGCGTCCCGCCCGTACGACGAGTGGGTCGAGATCCTCTCCCGGGGAGAGGGGCAGTGGGCGGCCGTGCAGAGCGCCTGGGAGGTCGGGCAGGACCAGGCGCTGCGGGCCAACGGTCTCATCGCCCCCGTCGTGGACGCGGACGGGGTCGACCGTGAACTGGTCGCCAGTCCCGTCCAGTTCGACGAGACCCCGGCCACCCTGACCC